A region of Streptomyces deccanensis DNA encodes the following proteins:
- a CDS encoding family 2 encapsulin nanocompartment cargo protein terpene cyclase produces the protein MPDSGPLGSSPPEQRPTPPTAVPDAPAPVVADPTPTVTPIPAGFLASLHPPVTIPGPPPAQPPPPPTAPSPLPSPAPVTAVPDAPDTTAADSALRAILRGPTGPGTASLAVASRLNPPLPGPASPASAPSAEGRAVPGLYHHPIPEPDPVRVEEVSRRIKRWAEDEVQLYPEEWEGQFDGFSVGRYMVACHPDAPTVDHLMLATRLMVAENAVDDCYCEDHGGSPVGLGGRLLLAHTALDHCHTTGEYAPAWRESLASDAPRRAYDSAMEYFVRATTPSQADRYRHDMARLHMGYLAEAAWAQTGHVPEVWEYLAMRQFNNFRPCPTITDSVGGYELPADLHARPDMQRVIALAGNATTIVNDLYSYTKELDSPGHHLNLPVVLAEREQLSERDAYLKAVEIHNELQHAFEAAATELAQACPLPTVLRFLRGVAAWVDGNHDWHRTNTFRYSLPDFW, from the coding sequence ATGCCCGACTCCGGGCCCCTCGGATCATCACCCCCCGAGCAGCGGCCGACACCGCCCACAGCCGTGCCGGACGCCCCCGCACCGGTGGTCGCGGACCCTACCCCTACGGTCACGCCGATCCCCGCCGGCTTTCTGGCGTCACTGCATCCCCCGGTGACGATCCCGGGCCCGCCACCAGCACAGCCACCGCCCCCGCCCACGGCCCCGTCCCCGCTGCCGTCCCCGGCGCCCGTCACCGCCGTACCGGACGCGCCCGACACGACGGCAGCCGACTCCGCGCTCCGGGCGATCCTGCGCGGACCGACCGGACCGGGTACGGCCTCGCTCGCCGTGGCCTCCCGTCTGAACCCCCCGCTCCCGGGTCCGGCGTCCCCGGCGTCCGCTCCGTCCGCCGAGGGGCGAGCGGTCCCCGGCCTCTACCACCATCCGATTCCGGAGCCCGACCCCGTACGCGTCGAGGAGGTGAGCCGCCGCATCAAGCGCTGGGCCGAGGACGAGGTCCAGCTCTATCCCGAGGAGTGGGAGGGGCAGTTCGACGGTTTCTCCGTCGGCCGCTACATGGTCGCCTGCCACCCCGACGCCCCGACGGTCGACCATCTGATGCTCGCCACACGGCTGATGGTCGCGGAGAACGCGGTGGACGACTGCTACTGCGAGGACCACGGCGGGTCACCCGTCGGCCTCGGCGGGCGCCTCCTCCTCGCGCACACCGCGCTCGACCACTGCCACACCACCGGGGAGTACGCGCCGGCGTGGCGGGAGTCCCTCGCCTCGGACGCCCCGCGCCGGGCGTACGACAGCGCGATGGAGTACTTCGTCCGCGCGACGACGCCGTCCCAGGCCGACCGCTACCGGCACGACATGGCCCGGCTGCACATGGGGTACCTCGCCGAGGCCGCCTGGGCGCAGACCGGTCACGTCCCGGAGGTGTGGGAGTACCTGGCGATGCGCCAGTTCAACAACTTCCGCCCCTGCCCCACGATCACCGACAGCGTCGGCGGCTACGAGCTGCCCGCGGACCTGCACGCCCGGCCGGACATGCAGCGGGTCATCGCCCTGGCCGGCAACGCGACCACCATCGTCAACGACCTCTACTCGTACACCAAGGAACTCGACAGCCCCGGCCACCACCTGAACCTTCCGGTGGTGCTCGCGGAACGCGAGCAGCTCTCCGAGCGCGACGCCTATCTGAAGGCCGTCGAGATCCACAACGAACTGCAGCACGCCTTCGAGGCCGCCGCGACCGAGCTCGCGCAGGCCTGTCCCCTGCCCACCGTGCTGCGCTTCCTGCGGGGCGTGGCCGCCTGGGTCGACGGCAACCACGACTGGCACCGCACCAATACCTTCCGCTACAGCCTGCCCGATTTCTGGTAG
- a CDS encoding family 2B encapsulin nanocompartment shell protein: protein MSVDSVPEARTAPDTPQQPQQSLSTAAARNLATTTKSAPQMQEITSRWLLRMLPWVEAGGGAYRVNRRLRHTLGDGRVEFVQEGATVQVIPRELGELAPLRGFEDTDVLTALAGRCAQRDFAAGEVLVERGSPADRIHLIAHGRVHRTSEGKYGGEVAVAVLADGDHFGEEALSNPDARHDCTVTAETAGTLLTLSRADFAAVQAAAPQLRAHVEAFGSRTRQRQNKHGEAEIALSAGHVGEADLPGTFVDYELRPREYELSVAQTVLRVHTRVSDLYNGPMNQSQEQLRLTIEALRERQEHELINNREFGLLHNADFKQRIQPRSGPPTPDDMDDLLCRRRGTKLFLAHPRTIAAIGRGFNACGLHPDHVDLGGQTVPAWRGVPILPCDKIPISPEQTSSIIAMRTGEKNQGVIGLRQTGLPDEYEEGLSVRFMGIDAKAITSYLVSTYYSAAVLLPDALGVMENVQIAARPR from the coding sequence ATGTCCGTCGACAGCGTCCCGGAAGCGCGGACCGCACCCGACACGCCTCAGCAGCCCCAGCAGTCCCTGAGCACCGCCGCCGCCCGCAACCTCGCCACCACCACGAAGTCCGCCCCGCAGATGCAGGAGATCACCTCCCGCTGGCTGCTGCGGATGCTGCCCTGGGTCGAGGCCGGAGGCGGGGCCTACCGGGTCAACCGACGGCTGCGCCACACCCTGGGCGACGGGCGCGTCGAGTTCGTCCAGGAGGGCGCCACGGTCCAGGTGATCCCCCGGGAACTCGGTGAGCTGGCCCCGCTGCGCGGGTTCGAGGACACGGACGTCCTCACCGCCCTCGCCGGCCGCTGCGCGCAGCGCGACTTCGCGGCGGGCGAGGTCCTCGTCGAGCGCGGCAGCCCCGCCGACCGGATCCATCTGATCGCCCACGGCCGGGTCCACCGGACCTCCGAGGGCAAGTACGGCGGGGAGGTCGCCGTCGCGGTGCTCGCGGACGGCGACCACTTCGGCGAGGAGGCGTTGTCGAACCCCGACGCCCGCCACGACTGCACGGTCACCGCCGAGACCGCCGGCACCCTCCTCACCCTCTCCCGTGCCGACTTCGCCGCCGTCCAGGCCGCCGCGCCCCAACTCCGGGCGCACGTCGAGGCGTTCGGCTCCCGCACCCGGCAGCGGCAGAACAAGCACGGCGAGGCCGAGATCGCCCTGTCGGCCGGCCATGTCGGCGAGGCCGACCTGCCGGGCACCTTCGTCGACTACGAACTGCGCCCGCGCGAGTACGAACTCTCCGTCGCGCAGACCGTTCTGCGCGTCCACACCCGGGTGTCCGACCTCTACAACGGCCCGATGAACCAGAGCCAGGAGCAACTCAGGCTCACCATCGAGGCCTTGCGTGAACGCCAGGAACACGAGCTGATCAACAACCGCGAGTTCGGGCTGCTGCACAACGCCGACTTCAAGCAGCGCATCCAACCCCGCTCGGGCCCGCCGACCCCGGACGACATGGACGATCTCCTCTGCCGTCGGCGGGGCACCAAGCTCTTCCTCGCCCACCCCAGGACCATCGCCGCCATCGGACGCGGCTTCAACGCCTGCGGCCTCCACCCCGACCACGTCGACCTCGGCGGGCAGACCGTCCCCGCCTGGCGCGGGGTGCCCATCCTGCCCTGCGACAAGATCCCGATCAGCCCGGAGCAGACCAGCTCCATCATCGCGATGCGCACGGGCGAGAAGAACCAGGGCGTCATCGGCCTGCGGCAGACGGGACTGCCGGACGAGTACGAGGAGGGTCTCTCCGTGCGGTTCATGGGCATCGACGCGAAGGCGATCACCTCCTACCTCGTCAGCACCTACTACTCCGCCGCCGTGCTCCTGCCCGACGCCCTCGGCGTGATGGAGAACGTGCAGATCGCGGCCAGACCGCGTTGA
- a CDS encoding VanW family protein, whose product MRPRIASVPPLALAGGALTVGLGGLYLAGLLVLGGEIEAGTTVRGVDIGGLSRAEAVRKLDDHLAAAGSRELAVKVGDREGTVDPRQAGLAFDVERTVDRAARTASDPVGLIGGLFRSGGAIEPVVRLDEGKTRAALGKLAKTLDQRVRDGAVTFEDGRVEQVAPHRGYALDVDAAVDTLRTSFPHTTGDTVTALPTHMTEPRVEAAEVRRAVREFARPAMSAPVTLTTGGSRFTIGPAVVGEHLTMRPDDSGRLVPKLDGKGLRSAPEVAGPLADVTATAEDARLRLDGDRVVVADDARPGAQVTDEALSGAVLPLLTETGAARTGEVAVRHVEPEVTRENAARLGLTEKMSSFTVKFEPAPYRTKNIGRAAELINGSLVRPDETWSFNRTVGQRTEANGFVEGVMILDDQFTKAAGGGVSAVATTMFNAMYFAGVKPVEHGAHSFYIERYPEGREATVAWGSLDLRFTNDSGKALYIQAEATDTSVTVTFLGTRKYDEITSVKGPRTDVKPPAKKVSTDEKCVPQTPLEGFDVTVERVFHDDGKVVKREPFRTHYTPRDEITCETPEKADDDRPDKQ is encoded by the coding sequence ATGCGCCCTCGAATAGCCTCCGTGCCGCCCCTCGCCCTGGCGGGCGGTGCGCTGACCGTCGGTCTCGGCGGTCTGTACCTGGCCGGTCTGCTCGTCCTGGGGGGTGAGATCGAGGCGGGTACGACGGTGCGCGGGGTGGACATCGGGGGCCTCAGCCGCGCGGAAGCCGTCCGCAAGCTGGACGACCACCTGGCGGCGGCCGGCTCGCGGGAACTGGCCGTGAAGGTCGGCGACCGCGAAGGGACCGTCGACCCGCGGCAGGCCGGACTCGCCTTCGACGTCGAGCGGACCGTCGACCGGGCGGCGCGCACGGCCTCCGACCCTGTCGGGCTGATCGGCGGGCTCTTCCGTTCCGGGGGTGCCATCGAGCCGGTCGTACGCCTGGACGAGGGGAAGACCCGCGCCGCTCTCGGGAAACTGGCGAAGACCCTCGACCAGCGGGTCCGCGACGGGGCCGTGACCTTCGAGGACGGTCGGGTCGAGCAGGTCGCTCCGCACCGGGGCTACGCGCTGGACGTGGACGCCGCCGTCGACACCCTGCGGACCTCCTTCCCGCACACCACGGGGGACACGGTCACCGCACTGCCCACCCACATGACCGAGCCCAGGGTGGAGGCGGCGGAGGTGCGGCGGGCGGTGCGCGAGTTCGCGCGGCCGGCCATGTCGGCGCCCGTCACCCTCACCACGGGCGGCAGCCGGTTCACCATCGGCCCGGCCGTCGTGGGCGAGCACCTGACGATGCGGCCGGACGACTCCGGCAGGCTGGTCCCGAAGCTGGACGGCAAGGGCCTGCGCTCCGCCCCCGAGGTGGCCGGCCCCCTGGCGGACGTCACCGCCACGGCCGAGGACGCCCGCCTGCGGCTGGACGGCGACCGTGTCGTGGTGGCCGACGACGCCCGGCCCGGCGCACAGGTCACCGACGAGGCGCTGAGCGGCGCCGTGCTGCCGCTGCTCACCGAGACGGGCGCGGCCCGCACCGGCGAAGTGGCCGTACGACACGTCGAGCCCGAGGTGACCCGGGAGAACGCGGCACGGCTGGGGCTGACGGAGAAGATGTCGTCCTTCACCGTCAAGTTCGAACCGGCCCCGTACCGCACGAAGAACATCGGTCGGGCCGCCGAACTCATCAACGGCTCCCTCGTCAGGCCCGACGAGACCTGGAGCTTCAACCGCACCGTGGGGCAGCGCACCGAGGCCAACGGTTTCGTCGAGGGCGTCATGATCCTCGACGACCAGTTCACCAAGGCGGCCGGCGGTGGGGTCTCCGCCGTGGCCACGACCATGTTCAACGCGATGTACTTCGCCGGGGTCAAGCCGGTGGAGCACGGCGCCCACTCCTTCTACATCGAGCGGTACCCGGAGGGCCGAGAGGCGACGGTCGCCTGGGGCAGCCTCGACCTCAGGTTCACCAACGACTCCGGCAAGGCCCTCTACATCCAGGCCGAGGCCACCGACACCTCGGTGACCGTCACCTTCCTCGGCACCCGGAAGTACGACGAGATCACCTCGGTGAAGGGACCCCGGACCGATGTGAAGCCACCGGCGAAGAAGGTCAGCACCGACGAGAAGTGTGTGCCGCAGACCCCGCTCGAAGGCTTCGACGTCACCGTCGAACGGGTCTTCCACGACGACGGCAAGGTGGTGAAGCGGGAGCCCTTCCGCACCCACTACACCCCACGCGACGAGATCACCTGCGAAACCCCCGAGAAAGCCGACGACGACCGCCCCGACAAGCAATAG
- a CDS encoding SpoIIE family protein phosphatase, giving the protein MPEEETRSGSGGQDRVTAAPGGLLDVLRVAALVLGSDGRIVLWSPEAEALLGFSAAEALGQDAGALLVDPDHRSLAHELFDRVRTGARWAGVFPVRHKDGATRRVEFRTMQLRDARGDIHALGLGTDADTVRDVERDLALSQLLVSQSPVGIAVFDTDLRWVRVNPSLERINGVPEAAVLGRRVGEVLPALDVEAIESRMRRVLRTGEPLLDQQTVGRTAADGEDHAYSESYHRIQDANGRVLGLAMAIIDISERQRATSEVAKARERLAVIADAGVRIGTTLDLRRTAQELADVAVPELADVAAVDVLDAVVNPGGTAAPRTDGSLDFWALALKANRPTDALEALDPVGEPAQYSSSRLVTRSVREARTILLEHVDDAAIRHIARDETAARALRRAGVHSCLVAPLIARGEVLGTLSLYRTAGPRPFDDQDLTLAGELAARAAICIDNARLYGRERDIALTLQRSLLSQQPPQHGGIEVASRYVPAVSEVGGDWFDVLPLKDGKVGLVVGDVMGKGVHAAAIMGQLRTATRALARLDLPPAELLHHLDDLATSLGDSDTLATCLYVVCDPRHGRCELSRAGHLPPALVGPEGGAELLDVAGGVPLGVGGVPFTVEERELPEGALLVLFTDGLVESRATPVGAGLRRLLGLLDDARLPLEQTCDMLLGALDRERSDDVALLLARRVGRCPPDA; this is encoded by the coding sequence ATGCCTGAGGAAGAGACCCGGAGCGGGAGCGGTGGGCAGGACCGCGTCACCGCCGCGCCGGGTGGGCTGCTGGATGTGCTGCGGGTGGCCGCCCTCGTCCTCGGCAGCGACGGCCGGATCGTGCTGTGGAGCCCTGAGGCCGAGGCCCTGCTCGGCTTCAGCGCGGCCGAAGCGCTGGGGCAGGACGCCGGCGCGCTGCTGGTGGACCCCGATCACCGGTCACTGGCGCACGAGCTGTTCGACCGTGTGCGTACGGGCGCCCGCTGGGCCGGCGTCTTCCCGGTGCGGCACAAGGACGGCGCCACCCGCCGGGTGGAGTTCCGCACGATGCAGCTGCGCGACGCCCGTGGCGACATCCACGCCCTCGGCCTGGGCACCGACGCCGACACCGTGCGCGATGTGGAGCGGGACCTGGCCCTCTCGCAACTCCTGGTCAGCCAGTCACCCGTCGGCATCGCGGTCTTCGACACGGATCTGCGGTGGGTGCGGGTCAACCCGTCACTGGAACGCATCAACGGCGTCCCCGAGGCGGCCGTGCTGGGCCGCCGCGTCGGCGAGGTGCTGCCCGCGCTCGACGTCGAGGCCATCGAGTCACGCATGCGGCGGGTCCTGCGGACCGGCGAGCCGCTGCTGGACCAGCAGACGGTCGGCAGGACGGCCGCCGACGGCGAGGATCACGCCTATTCGGAGTCGTACCACCGGATCCAGGACGCCAACGGGCGGGTCCTGGGCCTGGCGATGGCGATCATCGACATCTCCGAGCGGCAGCGGGCGACGAGCGAGGTCGCGAAGGCCCGCGAACGCCTGGCGGTGATCGCCGACGCCGGCGTCCGCATCGGCACCACGCTCGACCTGCGCCGGACGGCACAGGAACTCGCCGACGTGGCCGTTCCCGAGCTCGCCGACGTCGCGGCCGTCGACGTCCTGGACGCGGTGGTCAACCCCGGCGGCACGGCCGCGCCCCGGACGGACGGCTCCCTCGACTTCTGGGCGCTCGCCCTCAAGGCGAACCGCCCCACCGACGCGCTCGAGGCCCTGGACCCGGTCGGGGAGCCCGCCCAGTACAGCTCGTCCCGGCTGGTCACCCGGTCCGTACGCGAGGCGCGGACGATCCTCCTGGAGCACGTCGACGACGCGGCGATCCGGCACATCGCCCGGGACGAGACCGCGGCGCGGGCCCTGCGGCGCGCCGGTGTCCACTCCTGTCTGGTGGCTCCGCTGATCGCGCGCGGCGAGGTCCTGGGCACACTCAGCCTGTACCGCACGGCCGGCCCCCGGCCCTTCGACGACCAGGACCTCACCCTCGCCGGCGAACTGGCCGCGCGCGCCGCCATCTGCATCGACAACGCCCGCCTGTACGGCCGCGAGCGCGACATCGCGCTCACCCTCCAGCGCAGCCTGCTGTCCCAGCAGCCACCGCAGCACGGCGGCATCGAGGTCGCCTCCCGCTATGTGCCCGCCGTCAGCGAGGTGGGCGGGGACTGGTTCGACGTCCTGCCGCTCAAGGACGGCAAGGTCGGACTCGTCGTCGGTGACGTGATGGGCAAGGGTGTGCACGCAGCGGCGATCATGGGCCAGCTCCGCACGGCCACCCGCGCCCTCGCCCGGCTCGACCTGCCGCCCGCCGAGCTGCTGCACCACCTCGACGACCTCGCCACCTCCCTCGGCGACTCCGACACCCTGGCCACCTGCCTCTACGTCGTCTGCGACCCCCGGCACGGCCGGTGCGAACTCTCCCGCGCGGGCCACCTGCCCCCGGCCCTGGTCGGCCCGGAGGGCGGAGCCGAACTCCTCGACGTCGCCGGCGGGGTGCCGCTCGGGGTGGGGGGCGTGCCGTTCACCGTCGAGGAACGGGAACTCCCCGAGGGAGCGCTGCTCGTCCTGTTCACGGACGGCCTGGTGGAGAGCCGCGCGACACCCGTCGGGGCAGGGCTGCGGCGCCTGCTCGGACTGCTGGACGACGCCCGGCTTCCCCTGGAGCAGACCTGCGACATGCTCCTCGGCGCCCTGGACCGCGAGCGCAGCGACGATGTGGCGCTGCTCCTCGCCCGCCGCGTGGGCCGGTGCCCACCGGACGCCTGA
- a CDS encoding glycoside hydrolase family 97 protein, giving the protein MAVPIRTAVAGLCAGLVATLLTTVPARAEPHDRAWSVSASASAHAPRARVSLDADTGALSLTVSRGGRIVVEPSPVGIVTEQADLSQGLRFLRRGDRVIDERYRTKAGKRLERRVRMHESRLSFATAAGARLDLVVRAAADGVAYRYVLPAGHGDVLGETSAFHLPANADAWLGAYRADNEGQFVHYTAAGAPTGAYSDQALFRTDGGYTLLAESDLTGAYSGARLIHEQGSGAYRIKLADDRVTTDGPLATPWRALVTGDLATVTRSTFTDDLAPASKVRDPSWIRPGTALWTWLAGGRPAGQSLTAQKAYVDYAAERGWPYEAVDAGWYFRPDAWDTTDPDWPTNSWMPDLVEYARAKGVGIIVWIHQRDLDTAEERARWLPTLERWGVKGVKIDFMDSEAQATLKWYDAILPETAAHHLLVNFHGSTIPKGIQRTWPHVMTLEGVAGEEKRTNTAAHLTTLPFTRNVIGSMDFTPGAFQRVGLRPNSDAAEVGLAVAYESGLQMFAGTPESYDARPLARAYFDQVPAAWDDTRLLAGQPGREAVLARRSGDRWFLGGVYAGAARTAEVPLSLGPGRWLVETVRDGADGLVQDRQVRRGGDTLTVDVVANGGFAALTCPWRPGLTTCHR; this is encoded by the coding sequence ATGGCTGTTCCGATCAGGACCGCGGTCGCCGGGCTCTGCGCCGGGCTGGTGGCCACCCTTCTCACGACCGTGCCCGCACGGGCCGAGCCGCACGACCGCGCCTGGTCGGTGTCCGCCTCGGCCTCCGCGCACGCGCCCCGCGCGCGGGTGTCCCTGGACGCGGACACCGGCGCCCTGAGTCTCACGGTGTCCCGCGGCGGCCGTATCGTCGTCGAACCGTCACCCGTCGGCATCGTCACCGAACAGGCCGATCTGTCCCAGGGGTTGCGGTTCCTGCGCCGCGGGGACCGGGTGATCGACGAGCGGTACCGCACGAAGGCCGGCAAGCGGCTGGAACGCCGGGTGCGGATGCACGAGAGCCGGCTGTCGTTCGCGACCGCCGCCGGTGCCCGGCTCGATCTCGTCGTCCGCGCCGCCGCCGACGGCGTCGCCTACCGGTACGTGCTGCCCGCCGGCCACGGCGACGTGCTCGGCGAGACCTCAGCGTTCCACCTGCCGGCGAACGCCGACGCCTGGCTCGGCGCCTACCGGGCCGACAACGAGGGGCAGTTCGTCCATTACACGGCCGCGGGCGCGCCCACCGGCGCGTACTCGGACCAGGCCCTGTTCCGCACCGACGGCGGCTACACCCTGCTCGCCGAGTCCGACCTCACCGGCGCCTACTCCGGCGCCCGGCTCATCCACGAACAGGGCAGCGGCGCCTACCGGATCAAGCTCGCCGACGACCGGGTGACGACCGACGGCCCGCTCGCGACCCCCTGGCGTGCCCTGGTCACCGGCGACCTCGCCACCGTCACCCGCTCCACCTTCACCGACGACCTCGCCCCCGCCTCCAAGGTCCGCGACCCTTCCTGGATCCGGCCCGGCACGGCCCTGTGGACCTGGCTGGCCGGTGGGCGACCGGCCGGACAGAGCCTCACCGCGCAGAAGGCCTACGTCGACTACGCGGCCGAACGCGGCTGGCCGTACGAGGCGGTCGACGCGGGCTGGTACTTCCGGCCGGACGCCTGGGACACCACCGACCCCGACTGGCCGACCAACAGCTGGATGCCCGACCTCGTGGAGTACGCGCGGGCCAAGGGCGTCGGCATCATCGTCTGGATCCATCAGCGGGACCTCGACACGGCCGAGGAACGTGCCCGGTGGCTGCCCACCCTGGAACGCTGGGGCGTCAAGGGCGTCAAGATCGACTTCATGGACTCGGAGGCGCAGGCCACGCTGAAGTGGTACGACGCGATCCTCCCGGAGACCGCCGCCCACCACCTCCTGGTCAACTTCCACGGCTCCACGATCCCCAAGGGCATCCAGCGCACCTGGCCGCACGTCATGACCCTGGAGGGCGTCGCGGGCGAGGAGAAGCGCACCAACACCGCCGCCCACCTCACCACCCTGCCGTTCACCCGCAACGTCATCGGCTCCATGGACTTCACGCCCGGCGCCTTCCAGCGCGTCGGGCTGCGCCCCAACTCCGACGCGGCCGAGGTCGGCCTCGCCGTCGCCTACGAGTCGGGCCTGCAGATGTTCGCCGGCACCCCCGAGTCGTACGACGCCCGTCCGCTCGCCCGGGCCTACTTCGACCAGGTCCCCGCCGCCTGGGACGACACCCGGCTTCTCGCCGGACAGCCCGGCCGGGAGGCGGTGCTCGCGCGGCGCAGCGGCGACCGCTGGTTCCTGGGCGGCGTGTACGCCGGCGCGGCCCGCACCGCCGAGGTACCGCTGTCCCTCGGGCCGGGCCGCTGGCTGGTCGAGACGGTCCGGGACGGCGCCGACGGTCTCGTCCAGGACCGTCAGGTGCGCCGCGGCGGCGACACGCTCACGGTGGACGTCGTCGCGAACGGCGGCTTCGCCGCCCTCACCTGCCCGTGGCGCCCGGGACTCACCACGTGCCACCGCTGA
- a CDS encoding glycosyl hydrolase family 95 catalytic domain-containing protein, translated as MTSQSANDSPLPRRSVLGTALGGAAVAALPGTAHAGPSLPSAAPSARTEAVAAGARRPWRLRDTMTTDRSWERFLRGQDLRWSRLPTRWYEGPFLGDGLLGSMIYQEPGANRIRFTVQHGRVQDHRPEFGSGWGTCRLPVGHLTLDPVGTITAVDWRLSLWNAELTGTVTTTAGTLTLSALVHDEVLATRVTAEGDERVVWTFHPEEAVSPRKISEAPPAGYTPNPPWTTRTRDDGTEQVLQPLFTGQTATAYRRDGDELLLGVGHSSPSETAAEADSLRLLRRARSYDALRRRHRRWWHAFYPKSFVSFPDQRLQSFHWIQLYKVASASRAGGPVMATSGPWLEPTPWPAVWWNLNIQLEYWLVHGSNHLELDSLATTVRQSQEQLIANVPAAYRADSSGVGRSSDMFANRGVGRPGQATEVGNLTWALHNVWLTYRHSMDESLLRDTVFPVLRRAINYYLHFLTPGSDGKLHLPSTLSPEYPVVPPQDTNYDLALIRWGCRTLIESAELLGVDDELLPRWQEVLTRLTPYPVDADGFMIGADTPYAQSHRHYSHLLMIYPLYLVNWEQPENRELITKSVAHWHALPSAHRGYSYTGAASMYAMTGDGDTALGYLRKFFDPSTRYPCQANTHYTEAGPVIETPLSASQSLHDMFCQSWDGVIRVFPAVPTAWADVTLHDFRTQGAFLVSAVRKGGTTRFIRIRSLAGEPLRLRHGLSGRLTVLLDDGTPARTQDLGDGTLGIELPKGREVLVHSGARPDLVVAPVDISAPGAAWGLP; from the coding sequence ATGACCTCGCAGTCGGCGAACGACTCACCCCTGCCCCGCCGTTCCGTGCTCGGCACGGCCCTGGGCGGAGCGGCGGTGGCGGCCCTGCCCGGGACGGCCCACGCCGGACCGTCCTTACCGTCGGCGGCACCGTCCGCCCGCACCGAAGCGGTGGCCGCGGGGGCACGACGCCCCTGGAGACTCCGCGACACCATGACCACCGACCGTTCCTGGGAGCGGTTCCTGCGCGGCCAGGACCTCCGCTGGAGCAGACTGCCCACGCGCTGGTACGAGGGCCCGTTCCTCGGCGACGGGCTGCTCGGCAGCATGATCTACCAGGAGCCGGGCGCCAACCGGATCCGCTTCACCGTGCAGCACGGCCGTGTCCAGGACCACCGGCCCGAGTTCGGCAGCGGCTGGGGCACCTGCCGACTGCCCGTCGGGCACCTCACCCTCGACCCGGTCGGCACCATCACGGCCGTCGACTGGCGGCTGAGCCTGTGGAACGCCGAGCTCACCGGCACCGTCACCACCACCGCCGGCACCCTCACCCTCTCCGCCCTCGTCCACGACGAGGTGCTGGCCACCCGGGTCACGGCCGAGGGCGACGAACGGGTCGTGTGGACCTTCCACCCCGAGGAGGCCGTCAGCCCCCGGAAGATCAGCGAGGCGCCGCCCGCCGGGTACACCCCCAACCCGCCCTGGACGACCCGGACGCGCGACGACGGCACCGAGCAGGTGCTCCAGCCCCTGTTCACCGGCCAGACCGCCACCGCCTACCGGCGCGACGGCGACGAACTGCTGCTCGGCGTCGGCCACAGCTCCCCCTCCGAGACCGCCGCCGAGGCCGACTCGCTACGGCTGCTGCGGCGTGCCCGGTCCTACGACGCGCTCCGCCGACGACACCGGCGCTGGTGGCACGCCTTCTACCCGAAGAGCTTCGTGTCGTTCCCCGACCAGCGGCTGCAGAGCTTCCACTGGATCCAGCTCTACAAGGTCGCCTCCGCCAGCCGCGCGGGCGGCCCCGTCATGGCGACCTCGGGCCCCTGGCTGGAGCCGACGCCGTGGCCCGCGGTGTGGTGGAACCTCAACATCCAGCTGGAGTACTGGCTCGTCCACGGCTCCAACCACCTGGAGCTCGACTCGCTCGCCACCACCGTGCGGCAGAGCCAGGAACAGCTGATCGCCAACGTGCCCGCCGCCTACCGCGCGGACAGCTCCGGCGTCGGCCGCAGCTCCGACATGTTCGCCAACCGGGGTGTGGGCCGACCGGGCCAGGCCACCGAGGTCGGCAACCTCACCTGGGCGTTGCACAACGTCTGGCTGACCTACCGCCACTCCATGGACGAGTCCCTGCTGCGCGACACCGTCTTCCCGGTGCTGCGCCGGGCGATCAACTATTACCTGCACTTCCTCACCCCCGGCAGCGACGGCAAGCTGCATCTGCCGAGCACGCTCTCCCCCGAGTACCCGGTGGTGCCGCCGCAGGACACCAACTACGACCTGGCCCTCATCCGCTGGGGCTGCCGGACGCTCATCGAGTCCGCCGAACTGCTCGGCGTCGACGACGAGTTGCTCCCGCGCTGGCAGGAGGTGCTGACCCGGCTCACGCCGTACCCGGTCGACGCCGACGGCTTCATGATCGGCGCCGACACCCCGTACGCCCAGTCCCACCGGCACTACTCGCATCTGCTGATGATCTATCCGCTGTACCTCGTCAACTGGGAGCAGCCGGAGAACCGCGAGCTGATCACGAAGTCGGTGGCCCACTGGCACGCGCTGCCGAGCGCGCACCGCGGCTACAGCTACACCGGCGCCGCCTCGATGTACGCGATGACCGGCGACGGCGACACCGCGCTCGGCTATCTGCGGAAGTTCTTCGACCCGAGCACCCGTTACCCCTGCCAGGCCAACACCCACTACACCGAGGCCGGTCCGGTCATCGAGACGCCGCTGTCCGCCTCGCAGTCGCTGCACGACATGTTCTGCCAGAGCTGGGACGGAGTGATCCGGGTCTTCCCGGCCGTCCCGACCGCCTGGGCGGACGTCACCCTGCACGACTTCCGCACCCAGGGCGCCTTCCTGGTCAGCGCCGTCCGCAAGGGCGGGACGACCCGCTTCATCCGGATCAGGAGCCTGGCCGGCGAGCCGCTGAGGCTCCGGCACGGGCTCTCCGGCCGGCTCACCGTGCTCCTCGACGACGGCACCCCGGCCCGCACCCAGGACCTGGGCGACGGCACCCTCGGCATCGAGCTGCCCAAGGGCCGCGAGGTGCTGGTCCACTCCGGGGCCCGGCCCGACCTGGTCGTCGCGCCGGTCGACATCAGCGCGCCGGGCGCGGCCTGGGGACTGCCGTAG